The Kitasatospora sp. NBC_00374 genome has a segment encoding these proteins:
- a CDS encoding GntR family transcriptional regulator has translation MPETIHIAASPGKQMLSEQVYAHLRDAIMRGQYGPGAALKPQDLAREQGVSLAVVREALVRVVGEGLADRLPNRGFAVPAFSDQRWQDITQARRTIEPVVLRLSIEHGDLDWESRVRAAHHRLARTPTHVPEEGESYSAAWAEAHRVFHRTLLEGCGNPVLLETFDRLWTASELARRWAAQLNPRRDALVEHARLEEATLARDADTAAELLTQHLTMTSAALTTTPHECEGDGC, from the coding sequence ATGCCTGAGACGATCCACATCGCGGCCTCGCCCGGGAAGCAGATGCTCTCCGAGCAGGTCTACGCACACCTGCGGGACGCGATCATGCGCGGCCAGTACGGCCCCGGCGCCGCCCTGAAGCCGCAGGACCTCGCCCGGGAGCAGGGCGTCAGCCTGGCGGTGGTGCGCGAAGCGCTGGTACGGGTGGTCGGCGAGGGCCTGGCCGACCGGCTGCCCAACCGCGGCTTCGCCGTCCCCGCCTTCTCCGACCAGCGCTGGCAGGACATCACCCAGGCCCGCCGGACCATCGAACCGGTCGTACTGCGCCTGTCGATCGAGCACGGCGACCTCGACTGGGAGAGCCGCGTACGAGCCGCCCACCACCGGCTGGCCCGCACCCCGACGCACGTGCCCGAGGAGGGCGAGTCCTACAGCGCCGCCTGGGCCGAGGCGCACCGGGTCTTCCACCGCACCCTGCTGGAGGGCTGCGGCAACCCTGTCCTGCTGGAGACCTTCGACCGGCTGTGGACCGCCAGCGAACTCGCCCGCCGCTGGGCCGCCCAGCTCAACCCCCGCCGCGACGCCCTGGTCGAGCACGCCCGGCTGGAGGAGGCGACACTGGCCCGCGACGCCGACACCGCCGCCGAACTCCTGACCCAGCACCTGACCATGACCAGCGCCGCGCTCACCACCACCCCGCACGAATGCGAAGGGGATGGCTGCTGA
- a CDS encoding YbhB/YbcL family Raf kinase inhibitor-like protein has product MSANNPFARLPETASFTVTSTTVTDGAPLPPEQYSGIFGVPGGKDASPQLSWSGAPEGTKSYAVTVYDADAPSGSGFWHWAVADIPATVTDLPESAGDDTGSGLPEGAFQLPNDARAARYIGAAPPAGHGPHRYFTVVHALDVESIGVPADATPALLGFTMAAHILGRAVLTATGETPA; this is encoded by the coding sequence ATGAGCGCCAACAACCCCTTCGCCCGCCTGCCCGAGACTGCGTCCTTCACCGTCACCAGCACCACCGTCACCGACGGCGCCCCCCTGCCGCCCGAGCAGTACTCCGGCATCTTCGGCGTCCCCGGCGGCAAGGACGCCTCCCCGCAGCTGTCCTGGAGCGGCGCCCCCGAAGGCACCAAGAGCTACGCCGTCACCGTCTACGACGCCGACGCCCCCAGTGGATCCGGGTTCTGGCACTGGGCGGTCGCCGACATCCCCGCCACCGTCACCGACCTGCCCGAGAGCGCCGGCGACGACACCGGCTCCGGCCTGCCCGAGGGCGCCTTCCAGCTGCCCAACGACGCCCGCGCCGCCCGCTACATCGGTGCCGCCCCGCCGGCCGGCCACGGCCCCCACCGCTACTTCACCGTGGTGCACGCCCTGGACGTCGAGTCCATCGGCGTTCCGGCCGACGCCACCCCGGCCCTCCTCGGCTTCACCATGGCCGCCCACATCCTGGGCCGCGCCGTCCTGACCGCCACCGGCGAAACCCCCGCCTAG
- a CDS encoding MFS transporter has product MPTVSLTRRTRPPTAPRTGPVPAGRPVGSRRAAIGIAVVLVAQLMLLLDSTIVNVALPKISTDLGFGPASLSWVLNAYTLAFGGLLLLGGRLGDAFGRLKVFEAGLALFTLSSLLGGLAQSPTMLIAARAAQGIGAALTAPGVLALVTTSARDEAARHRALALFSAVSVGGGTLGLVLGGLVTEYGSWRWTLFINVPIGIAVLALARRFVTETPRHPGRFDFIGAVTATGAAIAVVWALTEAPDKGWTSPQTIGGLVLAAALATVLARTERRVTHPLLRPDLLRGRRRIGGLVIVTLVFGAQISTLFLLVQYLHEVLAFSPLVAGLAFLPMTLAIFGLSRITPRLVGRFGQRPLLLIGTLGLTGSFVWLADLDTTSNYVPAVFAPLLLNGICAGLVFMPAASLIVGGVAPEHAGSASGLLQTTQQLGGAIGLAVVVSVKAAGDVPGAFVPGTHAAFVTTAAFTLAAFIATVLGLRPSRNRASRNARTARDPGRVGRSPGVSGRTARARVSGS; this is encoded by the coding sequence ATGCCCACCGTCTCCCTCACCCGGCGCACCAGGCCGCCGACCGCACCCCGCACCGGCCCGGTCCCGGCCGGCCGGCCCGTCGGCTCCCGCCGCGCCGCGATCGGCATCGCCGTCGTGCTCGTCGCGCAGCTGATGCTCCTGCTCGACAGCACCATCGTGAACGTCGCCCTCCCCAAGATCAGCACCGACCTCGGATTCGGCCCCGCATCGCTGTCGTGGGTCCTCAACGCCTACACACTGGCCTTCGGCGGACTGCTCCTGCTGGGCGGACGCCTCGGGGACGCGTTCGGCCGCCTGAAGGTCTTCGAAGCCGGCCTGGCCCTGTTCACCCTCTCCTCCCTCCTGGGCGGTCTCGCCCAGTCCCCGACGATGCTCATCGCGGCGCGGGCCGCCCAGGGCATCGGCGCCGCCCTGACGGCACCGGGCGTGCTCGCCCTGGTCACCACCAGCGCCCGCGACGAAGCGGCCCGCCACCGGGCCCTGGCCCTGTTCTCCGCCGTCAGCGTCGGCGGCGGCACCCTCGGCCTGGTCCTGGGCGGCCTGGTCACCGAATACGGCTCCTGGCGCTGGACCCTGTTCATCAACGTCCCCATCGGCATCGCGGTCCTCGCCCTGGCCCGACGGTTCGTCACCGAGACCCCGCGCCACCCCGGCCGCTTCGACTTCATCGGAGCCGTCACCGCCACCGGAGCAGCCATCGCGGTGGTCTGGGCCCTGACCGAAGCACCCGACAAGGGCTGGACCTCCCCGCAGACCATCGGCGGCCTCGTCCTGGCCGCAGCCCTCGCCACCGTCCTGGCCCGCACCGAACGCCGCGTCACCCACCCACTGCTGCGACCGGACCTGCTCCGCGGCCGGCGCCGGATCGGGGGACTGGTGATCGTCACCCTGGTCTTCGGCGCACAGATCTCCACGCTCTTCCTGCTCGTGCAGTACCTCCACGAGGTCCTCGCCTTCAGCCCCCTGGTCGCCGGCCTGGCGTTCCTGCCGATGACCCTGGCCATCTTCGGCCTGTCCCGCATCACCCCCCGGCTGGTCGGACGCTTCGGACAGCGACCGCTCCTGCTCATCGGCACCCTCGGCCTGACCGGCAGCTTCGTCTGGCTCGCCGACCTCGACACCACCAGCAACTACGTCCCGGCCGTCTTCGCCCCCCTGCTGCTGAACGGCATCTGCGCCGGACTGGTCTTCATGCCCGCGGCGTCCCTGATCGTCGGCGGAGTCGCACCCGAGCACGCCGGATCCGCGTCCGGACTGCTCCAGACCACCCAGCAGCTCGGCGGCGCGATCGGACTCGCCGTGGTCGTCTCGGTCAAGGCCGCGGGTGACGTGCCCGGCGCGTTCGTCCCCGGCACACACGCGGCGTTCGTGACCACCGCAGCCTTCACCCTGGCCGCGTTCATCGCCACCGTGCTGGGTCTGCGCCCCAGCCGGAACAGGGCTTCCCGGAACGCCCGGACCGCCCGTGACCCTGGCCGGGTGGGGCGCTCACCGGGGGTATCGGGACGCACGGCGAGGGCGCGCGTGTCCGGTTCCTGA
- a CDS encoding RNA polymerase sigma factor has translation MGEREEFRGVYREHYGAVYRYMIRRVGAADAADLAAEVFAVAWRRMDTLPAGAPLPWLYTVARNTVANHRRAVGRAEDLHRDLAVDATVTARDVGEAVTERHVVHRAWAALRTSDQEVLALIGWEGLTVREAARVLGCSAPACSVRLMRARARLARALETVGGAGETPETIGREAVGATG, from the coding sequence GTGGGGGAGCGGGAAGAGTTCCGGGGGGTGTACCGCGAGCACTACGGCGCGGTGTATCGCTACATGATCAGGCGGGTCGGCGCCGCCGACGCGGCGGACCTGGCCGCGGAGGTGTTCGCGGTCGCGTGGCGCCGCATGGACACGCTGCCGGCCGGGGCGCCGCTGCCGTGGCTCTACACGGTCGCCCGCAACACGGTCGCCAACCACCGGCGCGCGGTCGGCCGCGCCGAGGACCTGCACCGCGATCTGGCCGTCGACGCCACCGTCACCGCCCGGGATGTCGGAGAGGCGGTGACGGAGCGTCACGTCGTGCACCGGGCCTGGGCGGCGCTGCGGACCTCGGACCAGGAGGTGCTGGCGCTGATCGGCTGGGAGGGCTTGACGGTCCGCGAGGCGGCCCGGGTCCTGGGCTGCTCCGCGCCTGCCTGTTCGGTGCGCCTGATGCGGGCCCGCGCGCGGCTCGCCCGGGCGTTGGAGACCGTCGGCGGCGCCGGAGAGACACCGGAGACCATCGGTCGAGAGGCTGTGGGGGCAACAGGATGA
- a CDS encoding SRPBCC family protein produces MPVYNVHERVLTAEASEVGALIDSLSGGTADRPDMLWPHSKWPAVQFDRPLAVGAVGGHGPVRYTVAAYVPGTWVRFAFSGPRGFDGFHEFAALPLDGERTVLRHTLAMRTGGPARLSWPLAFRWMHDACLEDALDRAEAACTGTVSQPSRWSPYVRLLRSLAR; encoded by the coding sequence ATGCCCGTCTACAACGTCCACGAACGCGTGCTGACCGCCGAGGCGAGCGAGGTGGGCGCGCTCATCGACAGCCTGTCCGGCGGGACGGCCGACCGGCCGGACATGCTGTGGCCGCACTCGAAGTGGCCCGCGGTGCAGTTCGACCGCCCGCTGGCGGTCGGCGCGGTGGGCGGCCACGGACCGGTCCGCTACACGGTCGCCGCGTACGTGCCGGGCACCTGGGTACGGTTCGCCTTCAGCGGGCCGCGCGGCTTCGACGGCTTCCACGAGTTCGCGGCGCTGCCGCTCGACGGGGAGCGCACGGTACTCCGGCACACCCTCGCGATGCGGACCGGCGGCCCGGCACGTCTGAGCTGGCCACTGGCCTTCCGCTGGATGCACGACGCCTGCCTGGAGGACGCCCTGGACCGCGCCGAGGCGGCCTGCACCGGCACGGTGTCCCAACCGTCCCGCTGGTCCCCGTACGTCCGCCTCCTGCGCTCGCTCGCCCGCTGA
- a CDS encoding TetR/AcrR family transcriptional regulator, whose product MARPPRFDTGQILDAAVLLAAAGGPADVTMTAVAQAVGAPSGSVYHRFPGRPALLAEVWLRSVERFQDGYFAALGSDPDPRLAARAAARHVVSWSRAHPQEASLLLYGPEEFGRADWSEEHKERADLGNQRVFGSLATLAEALGAAGTQDRDRVILALIDLPLSVVRRHLRAGRPLPPYAEDLAEESAATLLAHTRTW is encoded by the coding sequence ATGGCTCGACCACCCCGCTTCGACACCGGTCAGATCCTCGACGCCGCGGTCCTCCTCGCCGCCGCCGGCGGCCCGGCCGACGTGACCATGACCGCCGTCGCCCAGGCGGTCGGCGCGCCGAGCGGATCCGTGTACCACCGCTTCCCCGGCCGGCCGGCCCTGCTCGCCGAGGTGTGGCTGCGCAGTGTCGAGCGCTTCCAGGACGGGTACTTCGCCGCGCTCGGCAGCGACCCCGACCCCCGGCTCGCCGCCCGTGCCGCCGCCCGGCACGTCGTCTCCTGGAGTCGCGCGCACCCGCAGGAGGCCTCGCTCCTCCTGTACGGGCCCGAGGAGTTCGGCCGCGCCGACTGGTCCGAGGAACACAAGGAACGCGCGGACCTGGGCAACCAGCGCGTGTTCGGCTCCCTTGCCACCCTCGCCGAAGCACTCGGCGCGGCCGGCACCCAGGACCGCGACCGCGTCATCCTGGCCCTGATCGACCTTCCGCTGTCCGTGGTCCGCCGACATCTGCGCGCCGGCCGCCCGCTGCCGCCGTACGCCGAGGACCTCGCCGAGGAATCCGCGGCGACGCTACTGGCCCACACCCGCACCTGGTAG
- a CDS encoding alpha/beta hydrolase — protein sequence MRVVFVHGACVRDGAWWWHRTAELLRERGVPSVAPALPSCGEAGLPGGVGGPGLPEDVAAVRQVLRAGDEPTVVVAHSYGGIVTAEAAAGIGSVRHLLLVSSYLPEVGQSLSEFGDGGPAPFLDVDPDAGTFGVRPELLVDTFLQDCDPEVQAQAADHLARQSVQVTGQPVGAAAWRLLPSTYLVCARDRGTPAPLQREFARRAGSVVELDAGHHPFLSRPAAVRDLLLTL from the coding sequence ATGAGGGTCGTGTTCGTGCACGGGGCGTGCGTGCGGGACGGGGCGTGGTGGTGGCACCGCACCGCCGAGCTGCTGCGGGAACGGGGGGTGCCGAGCGTGGCTCCGGCGCTGCCGAGCTGTGGCGAGGCGGGCCTGCCCGGCGGCGTCGGCGGTCCGGGGCTGCCCGAGGATGTTGCCGCGGTGCGGCAGGTGCTGCGGGCCGGCGACGAGCCGACCGTCGTGGTCGCCCACAGCTACGGCGGCATCGTCACCGCGGAAGCCGCTGCGGGAATCGGGTCGGTGCGCCACCTGCTGCTGGTCTCCAGTTACCTGCCCGAGGTCGGGCAGAGCCTGTCGGAGTTCGGGGACGGCGGCCCCGCCCCGTTCCTCGACGTCGACCCCGACGCCGGCACGTTCGGGGTCCGGCCCGAGCTGCTCGTGGACACGTTCCTGCAGGACTGCGACCCCGAGGTCCAGGCGCAGGCGGCGGACCACCTCGCCCGGCAGAGCGTGCAGGTGACCGGGCAGCCGGTCGGGGCGGCCGCATGGCGGCTGTTGCCCTCGACGTACCTCGTCTGCGCTCGGGACCGGGGAACCCCGGCGCCGCTGCAGCGCGAGTTCGCCCGCCGGGCCGGCAGCGTCGTCGAGCTCGACGCCGGCCACCACCCGTTCCTGTCCCGGCCCGCAGCGGTCCGGGACCTGCTGCTGACGCTGTGA
- a CDS encoding DUF6247 family protein: protein MSAQPEHLPAPPPAPAPRAAARLLARIRAERPERTARWLPAFERDWAKALEDSRQTYDLSPLHDVVRTWQVRLDSAPAVDAFVAAGMDDEDGTDLADLLGTRP, encoded by the coding sequence GTGAGCGCCCAGCCCGAGCATCTTCCAGCCCCGCCGCCCGCCCCGGCCCCGCGCGCCGCCGCCCGGCTGCTGGCCCGCATCCGCGCCGAGCGCCCCGAGCGCACCGCCCGGTGGCTGCCGGCGTTCGAGCGGGACTGGGCCAAGGCACTGGAGGACTCCCGCCAGACCTACGACCTCTCCCCACTGCACGACGTCGTACGCACCTGGCAGGTCCGCCTGGACAGCGCACCCGCCGTCGACGCCTTCGTCGCCGCCGGCATGGACGACGAGGACGGCACCGACCTGGCCGACCTCCTCGGAACCCGCCCGTGA
- a CDS encoding HU family DNA-binding protein gives MNKGQLVEAVAGQLGSRNAAEDAVDAVLDVMVRAVVAGERVQVTGFGTLEMVERAGRYARNPQTGERVRVKKTTVPRFRPGQGFKDLVSGAKKLPKAGPAVAKAPKGSLTTPKATAGSPVARRASTKRPTATAAPAAPAKKTATKKATTTARTTATAPGTKKTTAPAKKTTTARKTAPGAGKKTTTPAKRTTRRATT, from the coding sequence ATGAACAAGGGGCAGCTCGTGGAGGCGGTGGCCGGGCAACTCGGCAGCCGCAACGCCGCCGAGGACGCCGTGGACGCGGTGCTCGACGTCATGGTCCGCGCGGTGGTGGCCGGGGAGCGGGTGCAGGTCACCGGGTTCGGCACGCTGGAGATGGTCGAGCGCGCCGGCCGCTACGCCCGCAACCCCCAGACCGGCGAGCGCGTCAGGGTCAAGAAGACCACCGTGCCCAGGTTCCGCCCCGGCCAGGGCTTCAAGGACCTGGTCTCCGGCGCGAAGAAGCTCCCCAAGGCAGGACCCGCCGTCGCCAAGGCCCCCAAGGGCTCCCTCACCACACCCAAGGCCACCGCCGGCTCCCCCGTCGCGAGGAGGGCCTCCACGAAGCGCCCCACCGCCACCGCCGCGCCGGCGGCACCAGCCAAGAAGACCGCCACCAAGAAGGCCACGACCACGGCGAGGACGACAGCCACCGCCCCTGGGACGAAGAAGACGACCGCCCCCGCCAAGAAGACCACCACCGCCAGAAAGACCGCACCCGGGGCGGGCAAGAAGACGACCACGCCCGCCAAGCGGACCACCCGCCGCGCCACCACCTGA
- a CDS encoding IS3 family transposase has protein sequence MKRELMHGARWASQQQARLDVFRWISFYNLRRRHSTLGYLSPIQFEQQTAASRRITLAA, from the coding sequence ATGAAGCGGGAGTTGATGCACGGAGCGCGCTGGGCCAGCCAGCAACAGGCGAGGCTGGATGTGTTCCGCTGGATCTCCTTCTACAACCTCCGCCGACGCCACTCCACGCTCGGCTACCTCAGCCCGATCCAGTTCGAACAGCAGACAGCGGCGTCCCGTAGGATCACCCTCGCCGCATGA
- a CDS encoding GNAT family N-acetyltransferase: MHIKACRQEDLDALEERLPSSSAISYHAQRFARQLAGTSTFLVAWLDAARLAGTCEVRWDGCAAPEVRAVIAGCPEINGLHVVDALQSRGTGSALIRHAEQLAAERGARLIGLGVDDHGNPRAAALYARLGYRPTVRYLDRYFYTDDTGAEHQVADPAVFLVKELDPDPQT; this comes from the coding sequence ATGCACATCAAGGCCTGCCGACAAGAAGATCTGGATGCGCTGGAAGAGCGCCTGCCCTCCTCGAGCGCCATCTCCTACCACGCTCAGCGGTTCGCCCGACAGCTCGCGGGAACCAGCACGTTCCTGGTGGCCTGGCTGGACGCCGCCCGGCTGGCCGGAACCTGCGAGGTCCGTTGGGATGGATGCGCGGCACCAGAAGTGCGGGCCGTCATAGCGGGCTGCCCGGAGATCAACGGTTTGCACGTCGTCGATGCGCTGCAGTCCCGCGGGACAGGCAGCGCCCTGATCCGCCACGCCGAACAGCTTGCTGCCGAACGAGGCGCACGCCTGATCGGATTGGGAGTCGACGATCACGGGAATCCGCGAGCCGCAGCACTCTACGCCCGCTTGGGGTACCGGCCCACCGTCCGTTACCTGGATCGCTACTTCTACACCGATGACACAGGCGCCGAACACCAAGTCGCAGACCCCGCCGTCTTCCTGGTCAAGGAGCTCGATCCCGACCCCCAGACATGA
- a CDS encoding glyoxalase, which yields MATTTSTTAHTSLVSVTVEVAGLEAARRFYSDFGVDTYIRLRASEAHSNGFRGFTLALTVSGPGTVDGFVGAAVAAGATVLKPAAKSLWGYGGVVQAPDGTIWKIATSAKKDTGPATREIDEVVLLLGVEDVKATKQSYVGRGLTVAKSFGGKYTEFAPGQSGPVKLALYKRRALAKDLGVPADGAGSHRIVLGSTAGTFTDPDGFAWEAAPTPS from the coding sequence ATGGCAACCACCACCTCCACCACAGCCCACACATCCCTCGTGTCCGTCACCGTCGAGGTGGCCGGCCTTGAGGCTGCCCGCCGCTTCTACAGCGACTTCGGCGTGGACACGTACATACGCCTGCGGGCGTCCGAGGCGCACTCGAACGGATTCCGCGGCTTCACTCTGGCGCTCACGGTGTCCGGGCCGGGCACCGTTGATGGCTTCGTCGGCGCCGCAGTGGCCGCCGGCGCCACGGTGCTGAAGCCTGCCGCGAAGTCGCTGTGGGGCTACGGTGGCGTCGTCCAGGCACCGGACGGGACGATCTGGAAGATCGCGACCTCGGCGAAGAAGGACACGGGCCCCGCCACCCGCGAGATCGACGAGGTCGTCCTGCTGCTCGGAGTCGAGGACGTGAAGGCCACCAAGCAGTCCTACGTCGGCCGTGGCCTGACCGTGGCCAAGAGCTTCGGTGGCAAGTACACCGAGTTCGCCCCTGGACAGTCCGGCCCCGTCAAGCTGGCGCTGTACAAGCGCCGTGCCCTTGCCAAGGACCTCGGTGTCCCCGCCGACGGCGCCGGCTCGCACCGCATCGTCCTCGGCAGCACCGCCGGCACCTTCACCGACCCTGACGGGTTCGCCTGGGAGGCTGCCCCGACGCCGTCCTGA
- the thpR gene encoding RNA 2',3'-cyclic phosphodiesterase — MDVPPEPSTLRVFVALAPPDDAKDELARVLQPAYTRYPRLRWNRIEDWHITLAFLGELPSTAVPLLRSVLAGRAASHPALQLGLRGGGHFDERLLWSGIDGDLEGLHLLAADVRDLARSCGIEFNNRPLRPHLTLARSRRDDSTSVPQAAAGLSGFVGRPWRTERLHLVGSNIGRGPGPIRYRDIEAWRFGAAGRAGGNGAPAEP; from the coding sequence GTGGACGTTCCCCCCGAGCCCTCGACCCTGCGTGTCTTCGTGGCGTTGGCTCCGCCCGACGACGCCAAGGACGAGCTGGCCCGGGTCCTGCAGCCCGCTTACACCAGGTACCCGCGGCTGCGGTGGAACCGGATCGAGGACTGGCACATCACTCTGGCCTTCCTCGGTGAGCTGCCCTCCACGGCAGTGCCGTTGCTGCGGTCGGTGCTGGCCGGCCGGGCGGCGTCGCACCCCGCTCTGCAGCTGGGGCTGCGTGGGGGCGGCCACTTCGACGAGCGACTGCTGTGGAGCGGGATCGACGGGGACCTGGAGGGACTGCACCTGCTCGCCGCCGACGTCCGGGACCTGGCCAGGTCCTGCGGGATCGAGTTCAACAACCGCCCGCTGCGCCCCCATCTGACCCTGGCGCGGTCCCGTCGCGACGATTCCACCAGCGTGCCGCAGGCCGCGGCCGGGCTCTCCGGGTTCGTGGGCCGACCGTGGCGCACCGAGCGTCTCCACCTGGTCGGCAGCAACATCGGCCGCGGCCCTGGGCCGATCCGTTACCGCGACATCGAGGCGTGGCGATTCGGCGCCGCGGGCCGGGCCGGGGGCAACGGCGCTCCCGCCGAGCCGTAG
- a CDS encoding thioesterase family protein, which translates to MTGTGSGAEAFFEQLSQERFAPTGYARGPWDVDSQHAGPPAALLGRAVLLRPGAREDLRVARMTFEILRPVPLRPLTVATRVLRAGRSVELVGVSLAVDGGTEVMRATALSIRTAPGSVPGVAPEPVVAPPGRSRPQPFFAVPWEQGYHTAMEFRFAAGSFLERGPAACWLRMRVPLVAGEKTDPLERVLVAADSINGVSNELDFTSHLFVNPDLTVNLHRHPVGDWVCIDARTAVAPDGIGTAEAGLHDERGPIGRASQSLFVAARG; encoded by the coding sequence ATGACCGGGACCGGCAGCGGGGCCGAGGCGTTCTTCGAGCAGCTCTCGCAGGAGCGGTTCGCCCCCACCGGGTACGCCCGGGGGCCGTGGGACGTGGACAGCCAGCACGCCGGGCCGCCCGCCGCCCTGCTGGGCCGGGCGGTGCTGCTGCGCCCGGGCGCCCGGGAGGACCTGCGGGTGGCCCGGATGACCTTCGAGATCCTGCGGCCGGTGCCGCTGCGGCCGCTGACGGTGGCCACCCGGGTCCTGCGGGCGGGGCGCAGCGTGGAGCTGGTGGGGGTCTCGCTGGCGGTGGACGGCGGTACGGAGGTCATGCGGGCGACCGCGCTGAGCATCCGTACGGCGCCCGGCTCGGTGCCCGGGGTCGCGCCGGAGCCCGTGGTGGCGCCGCCCGGCCGCTCCCGGCCGCAGCCGTTCTTCGCGGTGCCCTGGGAGCAGGGCTACCACACCGCCATGGAGTTCCGGTTCGCGGCCGGATCCTTCCTGGAGCGGGGGCCGGCCGCCTGCTGGCTGCGGATGCGGGTTCCTCTGGTGGCCGGGGAGAAGACCGACCCGCTGGAGCGGGTGCTGGTGGCGGCGGATTCCATCAACGGGGTCAGCAACGAACTCGACTTCACCTCGCACCTGTTCGTCAACCCGGACCTGACGGTGAACCTGCACCGCCATCCTGTCGGCGACTGGGTCTGCATCGACGCCCGGACCGCCGTCGCCCCGGACGGGATCGGCACGGCGGAGGCCGGGCTCCACGACGAGCGGGGCCCGATCGGCCGCGCCTCGCAGAGCCTGTTCGTCGCCGCCCGCGGCTGA
- a CDS encoding SRPBCC family protein, with the protein MPRQFEIEESILVDAAPQTLYRLVADLRAMGRWSPECRRVWLAGPAARPGTRFVGFNRRGLFVWFTTGRVTVAAPGAEFTFDVDVLGLPIARWRYRFEPEGAGTRVTESWQDLRTGRGARAAELLGLVFAGTGPARRIEVNRAGIRTTLARLATAAAGAPAA; encoded by the coding sequence ATGCCGCGTCAGTTCGAGATCGAGGAGTCCATCCTGGTCGACGCCGCTCCCCAGACGCTCTACCGGCTGGTGGCGGACCTGCGGGCGATGGGGCGGTGGAGCCCGGAGTGCCGCCGGGTCTGGCTGGCCGGCCCGGCCGCCCGGCCCGGCACCCGGTTCGTCGGGTTCAACCGGCGGGGCCTGTTCGTGTGGTTCACCACGGGCCGGGTGACGGTGGCCGCGCCGGGCGCCGAGTTCACCTTCGACGTGGACGTGCTCGGCCTGCCGATCGCGCGCTGGCGGTACCGCTTCGAGCCCGAGGGCGCCGGCACCCGGGTCACCGAGTCCTGGCAGGACCTGCGCACCGGCCGCGGCGCCCGCGCCGCCGAACTGCTGGGCCTGGTCTTCGCCGGCACCGGCCCCGCGCGCCGGATCGAGGTCAACCGCGCAGGCATCCGCACCACCCTGGCCCGGCTGGCCACAGCCGCGGCGGGTGCCCCGGCCGCCTGA
- a CDS encoding transposase family protein — MKSSWARAACSDSALCGISKEHLGALITELAGPWTAARDSELAKRRGHGRLRAAGAGLDHQLVFVDRVLVTLVVLRWALSHRVLAVLFGVSPSTIDRAVGEMRPLLAARGFAVPDRPGIRLRTLADVFAYAQAEGITLRIDGTEVQVRRPKAGRLGRKAFVSGKKRQNTEKATMISDEQGRELWLGAIRPGRMHDATAVRTEGIEEQLRLHPKVKAEVDSGYAGLARDFPGQVSAPPKKPAADAGPSERNFYDHTRRRQSQRRIMVEHANAEIKQWRSLQRWTGERDDLPEVIAAIGALVSDRSAKRPTRRRPSTELDLVRATAC, encoded by the coding sequence GTGAAGTCAAGCTGGGCCCGCGCGGCCTGTTCTGATTCTGCCCTGTGCGGGATCTCGAAGGAACACCTGGGTGCGCTGATCACCGAGTTGGCCGGGCCGTGGACCGCCGCCCGAGACTCCGAGCTTGCCAAACGGCGTGGCCATGGTCGACTGCGGGCGGCCGGGGCCGGGCTGGATCACCAGTTGGTCTTCGTGGACCGGGTCCTGGTGACCTTGGTGGTGCTGCGCTGGGCGCTGTCGCACAGGGTGCTCGCGGTGCTGTTCGGAGTCTCGCCCTCCACGATCGACCGGGCGGTCGGAGAGATGCGCCCGCTGCTGGCCGCTCGCGGCTTCGCGGTGCCGGATCGGCCCGGGATCAGGCTCAGGACCCTCGCGGACGTGTTCGCCTATGCCCAGGCCGAGGGGATCACGCTGCGGATCGACGGTACCGAGGTGCAGGTACGCCGCCCGAAGGCGGGGCGGCTGGGCCGTAAGGCGTTCGTGTCGGGCAAGAAGAGGCAGAACACCGAGAAGGCCACGATGATCAGCGACGAGCAGGGGCGGGAGCTGTGGCTCGGGGCGATCCGCCCGGGCCGTATGCACGATGCCACCGCAGTACGCACCGAGGGCATCGAGGAGCAGCTGCGGCTGCACCCGAAGGTGAAGGCCGAAGTCGACTCCGGCTATGCCGGCCTGGCCCGCGACTTCCCCGGCCAGGTCAGCGCCCCGCCGAAGAAACCAGCGGCGGACGCCGGGCCGTCCGAGCGCAACTTCTACGACCACACGCGCCGCCGCCAATCCCAACGGCGGATCATGGTCGAGCACGCCAACGCAGAGATCAAGCAGTGGCGGTCGCTGCAACGCTGGACCGGCGAGCGCGACGACCTGCCTGAGGTCATCGCCGCAATCGGCGCCCTGGTCTCCGACCGCAGCGCCAAGCGCCCGACCCGCAGAAGGCCGAGCACGGAACTCGACCTCGTCCGCGCGACGGCCTGCTGA